The proteins below come from a single Cololabis saira isolate AMF1-May2022 chromosome 2, fColSai1.1, whole genome shotgun sequence genomic window:
- the pir gene encoding pirin: protein MSGSSRQNCRGCGGDLLDFLCQVNHVYLNMNVRKVEKSVLSVEQGEGVGARVRRSIGRKELRNLDPFLMLDEFKVSKPAGFPDHPHRGFETVTYVLKGITAHEDFCGHSGNLRPGDLQWMTAGRGVVHAEMPVSDEPVVGLQLWVNLSKREKMVEPAYQELKGSEIPKPSQGGVTVAVISGEALGAKSKVYTRTPTLYLDFKMQSGAVHVQPVPSGWTAFIYTLSGRIHVGPDQEQQQVEPHHTVVFKDGDCVKFENKSSDVSHFVLIAGEPINEPVVQRGPFVMTTEEEITQAVNDYQNGKNGFERAKKWRSKIRNDL, encoded by the exons atgagtGGCAGCTCACGGCAGAACTGCAGGGGATGCGGGGGAGACCTGCTTGATTTCTTG TGTCAAGTGAACCACGTGTACCTGAATATGAATGTAAGGAAGGTGGAAAAAAGTGTTTTGAGTGTTGAGCAAGGAGAAGGAGTCGGTGCTCGGGTTCGCAGAAGCATTGGCAGGAAGGAA CTAAGAAACCTGGATCCTTTCCTGATGCTGGATGAGTTTAAAGTGAGCAAGCCGGCAGGCTTTCCCGACCATCCTCACAGAGGATTTGAGACG GTCACGTATGTTTTAAAAGGGATCACAGCCCACGAGGACTTCTGTGGCCACTCAGGGAACCTGAGACCTGGAGATCTACAG TGGATGACTGCAGGACGAGGAGTGGTCCATGCTGAGATGCCTGTGTCAGATGAGccggtggtgggcctacagctGTGGGTGAACCTGTCAAAACGGGAAAAGATGGTGGAACCGGCCTACCAGGAACTTAAGGGCTCCGAAATCCCCAAACCCAGCCAGGGAGGAGTAACGGTCGCTGTAATATCTGGAGAGGCTTTAGGAGCAAAG TCTAAAGTCTATACAAGGACACCAACTTTGTACCTGGACTTCAAAATGCAGTCCGGGGCCGTGCACGTGCAGCCAGTCCCTTCAG GATGGACAGCCTTCATCTATACTCTATCAGGAAGAATTCATGTTG GGCCAGatcaggagcagcagcaggtggAGCCCCACCACACCGTGGTCTTCAAAGACGGAGACTGTGTCAAGTTTGAAAACAAG AGCTCTGACGTTTCCCATTTTGTCCTCATTGCTGGAGAGCCGATCAACGAACCTGTGGTACAACGCG GTCCATTTGTGATGACCACAGAAGAGGAGATCACACAGGCTGTCAATGACTACCAGAATGGGAAAAACGGGTTTGAAAGGGCCAAAAAGTGGAGGTCCAAAATCAGAAATGATTTGTGA
- the vegfd gene encoding vascular endothelial growth factor D, whose product MMKMKQTLCRISFLMTLVVELGWINMGYSMHRKGGSRVMRQWEREVRSSSSLEELLRLTDFPDWKLWKCRLRLQQPESQAEAFSSAPSVGSHRSTRYAAESYSLEILKAIDEEWQRIQCMPRETCIDVAKELGTDNSIFFKPPCVSVHRCSGCCNQEGVTCRNTTTVYVNKTVLSVIPFKFVPEPVLLKVTNHTECSCMEPAIIRRNAHPHRGSGCSLMDQLSEAEDSRRLCATGFIWDCSTDRCIPYPSSSPELPLSSWMPDCEIDVEQCDCLPRPKPILQPSPINPCPLNSSICASRYQRFDSASCRCRWPK is encoded by the exons atgatgaagatgaaacaGACACTGTGCAGAATTTCTTTCTTGATGactttggtggtggagctcggCTGGATAAATATGGGCTACAGCATGCACAGGAAGGGAGGAAGTAGG GTAATGAGGCAATGGGAGAGGGAGGTGCGCTCATCTTCCAGTTTGGAGGAGCTGCTCCGTCTCACAGACTTTCCTGATTGGAAACTGTGGAAGTGTCGTTTGAGACTGCAACAGCCAGAAAGCCAGGCAGAGGCCTTTTCCTCGGCACCTTCGGTCGGCTCACACCGCTCTACACGCTACGCTGCCGAATCTTACAGCCTAGAGATTCTTAAAG CCATAGATGAAGAGTGGCAGCGTATCCAGTGCATGCCCAGGGAGACATGTATTGACGTGGCCAAGGAACTGGGCACCGACAACTCAATCTTCTTCAAGCCACCCTGTGTGTCCGTCCACAG GTGCAGTGGTTGCTGCAATCAGGAGGGCGTCACTTGCAGGAACACGACGACTGTGTATGTGAATAAAACT GTCCTCAGTGTAATTCCATTCAAGTTTGTACCAGAACCTGTGCTACTAAAGGTCACAAACCACACAGAGTGCAGCTGCATGGAACCTGCGATTATTCGCCGTAACGCTCATCCTCACAGGGGCAGCGG CTGCTCTCTGATGGACCAGCTGTCGGAGGCAGAAGACTCCAGGAGGCTTTGCGCTACCGGCTTCATCTGGGACTGTTCAACTGACAGATGCATACCCTACCCTTCCAGTTCACCAG AGCTTCCGCTTAGTTCATGGATGCCAGACTGTGAGATAGATGTGGAGCAGTGCGACTGTCTCCCGAGACCCAAACCGATTCTCCAACCAAGTCCCATAAACCCCTGTCCACTCAACTCCTCCATCTGTGCCAGCAGGTATCAACGTTTTGATAGCGCCTCATGCAG ATGCAGATGGCCCAAGTAG